In Primulina huaijiensis isolate GDHJ02 chromosome 16, ASM1229523v2, whole genome shotgun sequence, a single genomic region encodes these proteins:
- the LOC140961622 gene encoding CDK5RAP3 protein homolog isoform X1: MKMQKQDEIQTLPIDIAFTRLGEWLVDRKRIPLDWRKRMAALRAKITTAFSSLPKDIDPFFLTLDPEGIGYLEAKKIYEILLKSTGESRNIFGRLSGPAGDWETIVRAYEKDHIFLGEAAQIMVQNVNYEIPYQKKQLQKAQHQLAELERKEIDIKRNATLSAAKYTEACLELGLQGINVRSELVETAIQSLPSIFSRIVEVLNNNSVSRAIELYSTFVRDAHTEKNKRPGSVLTNLQYVRQNPPSLHVSASPEVIASLYARAFHPEPAVIAGSADILSDSIDWDITLESSQIDWDIGTVEEIEDNGNGLGPYEIVNASDISPNSPHEYGVRYPQVSPNADVSVEEMSWDVSVENAQLGGATEPNVSMESGTRHHHNKTEEPGNNHDRSPLMETEYRNKILDDLFEAKAFLNQRFLELTNEETLSLQHQVQSVAPFVLQQYTSDSIQAIVTDVSSAISLLTNRKTRDLIMILNSKRFLDRLVSTLEEKKHHEVKLKGGLEDLYIKRMELQNSLSSSWPKQEAALVKSRELKKLCESTLSRMFDERTVNIVGEINTLLSGVV; encoded by the exons ATGAAGATGCAAAAACAAGATGAAATTCAGACCCTCCCTATCGACATCGCATTTACTCGTCTCGGAG AATGGTTGGTGGATCGGAAGAGAATTCCATTGGATTGGAGGAAGCGAATGGCTGCTCTAAGGGCAAAGATTACGACTGCGTTTTCTTCACTCCCGAAAGACATTGATCCTTTTTTCCTAACCCTAGACCCCGAAG GGATTGGCTACCTGGAGGCGaagaaaatatatgaaattctTCTCAAGTCGACTGGAGAAAGCCGTAATATATTTGGCCGGCTTTCAGGTCCAGCT GGTGATTGGGAAACAATAGTGCGTGCTTATGAGAAAGATCATATTTTTCTTGGCGAGGCTGCTCAGATAATGGTCCAAAATGTGAACTATGAAAT TCCATATCAAAAGAAGCAACTCCAAAAGGCCCAACATCAGCTTGCAGAATTAGAGAGGAAGGAAATTGATATAAAAAGAAATGCTACTCTTTCTGCTGCAAAATATACAGAGGCTTGTCTGGAGTTAGGATTGCAG GGTATTAATGTGCGATCTGAGTTGGTAGAAACTGCAATACAATCTCTTCCAAGTATTTTTAGCAGGATCGTAGAAGTACTGAACAATAATTCTGTTTCACGGGCCATTGAATTATACTCAACCTTTGTTAGAGATGCTCATACAGAAAAGAAT AAAAGACCTGGGTCGGTTTTAACAAACTTGCAGTATGTTCGTCAAAATCCTCCTTCCCTTCATGTTTCTGCGAGTCCTGAAGTTATTGCTTCTTTATATGCTCGAGCATTCCATCCTGAGCCTGCTGTTATAGCTGGCTCAGCGGACATTTTGTCTGACAGCATTGACTGGGATATTACTTTAGAGAGCTCTCAGATTGATTGGGATATTGGTACTGTGGAAGAAATAGAAGATAACGGCAATGGACTGGgtccatatgaaattgttaatGCCAGTGATATTTCGCCAAATTCTCCTCATGAATATGGTGTTAGGTATCCTCAGGTTTCACCAAATGCAGATGTCTCTGTGGAAGAGATGTCTTGGGATGTTAGTGTTGAAAATGCGCAACTTGGTGGAGCCACAGAACCAAATGTCTCCATGGAATCTGGTACAAGACATCACCACAATAAAACTGAAGAACCTGGAAATAACCATGACAGGAGTCCGCTTATGGAGACAGAATATAGGAATAAGATTCTCGATGACTTATTTGAG GCCAAGGCGTTTTTGAACCAGCGATTTCTTGAATTGACGAATGAAGAAACATTATCCTTACAACACCAAGTTCAGTCAGTAGCTCCCTTTGTGCTGCAGCAATACACTTCTGACTCAATCCAAGCAATTGTCACTGATGTCTCTTCGGCCATTTCATTATTAACAAATAGGAAAACTCGGGACCTGATCATGATACTTAATTCTAAAAG ATTTTTGGATCGTTTGGTTAGCACACTGGAGGAAAAGAAGCACCATGAGGTTAAGTTAAAGGGAGGATTAGAAGACCTTTACATTAAACGGATGGAGCTTCAGAATTCATTATCTTCGTCGTGGCCAAAGCAG
- the LOC140961622 gene encoding CDK5RAP3 protein homolog isoform X2: MKMQKQDEIQTLPIDIAFTRLGEWLVDRKRIPLDWRKRMAALRAKITTAFSSLPKDIDPFFLTLDPEGIGYLEAKKIYEILLKSTGESRNIFGRLSGPAGDWETIVRAYEKDHIFLGEAAQIMVQNVNYEIPYQKKQLQKAQHQLAELERKEIDIKRNATLSAAKYTEACLELGLQGINVRSELVETAIQSLPSIFSRIVEVLNNNSVSRAIELYSTFVRDAHTEKNKRPGSVLTNLQYVRQNPPSLHVSASPEVIASLYARAFHPEPAVIAGSADILSDSIDWDITLESSQIDWDIGTVEEIEDNGNGLGPYEIVNASDISPNSPHEYGVRYPQVSPNADVSVEEMSWDVSVENAQLGGATEPNVSMESGTRHHHNKTEEPGNNHDRSPLMETEYRNKILDDLFEAKAFLNQRFLELTNEETLSLQHQVQSVAPFVLQQYTSDSIQAIVTDVSSAISLLTNRKTRDLIMILNSKRFLDRLVSTLEEKKHHEVKLKGGLEDLYIKRMELQNSLSSSWPKQVC, translated from the exons ATGAAGATGCAAAAACAAGATGAAATTCAGACCCTCCCTATCGACATCGCATTTACTCGTCTCGGAG AATGGTTGGTGGATCGGAAGAGAATTCCATTGGATTGGAGGAAGCGAATGGCTGCTCTAAGGGCAAAGATTACGACTGCGTTTTCTTCACTCCCGAAAGACATTGATCCTTTTTTCCTAACCCTAGACCCCGAAG GGATTGGCTACCTGGAGGCGaagaaaatatatgaaattctTCTCAAGTCGACTGGAGAAAGCCGTAATATATTTGGCCGGCTTTCAGGTCCAGCT GGTGATTGGGAAACAATAGTGCGTGCTTATGAGAAAGATCATATTTTTCTTGGCGAGGCTGCTCAGATAATGGTCCAAAATGTGAACTATGAAAT TCCATATCAAAAGAAGCAACTCCAAAAGGCCCAACATCAGCTTGCAGAATTAGAGAGGAAGGAAATTGATATAAAAAGAAATGCTACTCTTTCTGCTGCAAAATATACAGAGGCTTGTCTGGAGTTAGGATTGCAG GGTATTAATGTGCGATCTGAGTTGGTAGAAACTGCAATACAATCTCTTCCAAGTATTTTTAGCAGGATCGTAGAAGTACTGAACAATAATTCTGTTTCACGGGCCATTGAATTATACTCAACCTTTGTTAGAGATGCTCATACAGAAAAGAAT AAAAGACCTGGGTCGGTTTTAACAAACTTGCAGTATGTTCGTCAAAATCCTCCTTCCCTTCATGTTTCTGCGAGTCCTGAAGTTATTGCTTCTTTATATGCTCGAGCATTCCATCCTGAGCCTGCTGTTATAGCTGGCTCAGCGGACATTTTGTCTGACAGCATTGACTGGGATATTACTTTAGAGAGCTCTCAGATTGATTGGGATATTGGTACTGTGGAAGAAATAGAAGATAACGGCAATGGACTGGgtccatatgaaattgttaatGCCAGTGATATTTCGCCAAATTCTCCTCATGAATATGGTGTTAGGTATCCTCAGGTTTCACCAAATGCAGATGTCTCTGTGGAAGAGATGTCTTGGGATGTTAGTGTTGAAAATGCGCAACTTGGTGGAGCCACAGAACCAAATGTCTCCATGGAATCTGGTACAAGACATCACCACAATAAAACTGAAGAACCTGGAAATAACCATGACAGGAGTCCGCTTATGGAGACAGAATATAGGAATAAGATTCTCGATGACTTATTTGAG GCCAAGGCGTTTTTGAACCAGCGATTTCTTGAATTGACGAATGAAGAAACATTATCCTTACAACACCAAGTTCAGTCAGTAGCTCCCTTTGTGCTGCAGCAATACACTTCTGACTCAATCCAAGCAATTGTCACTGATGTCTCTTCGGCCATTTCATTATTAACAAATAGGAAAACTCGGGACCTGATCATGATACTTAATTCTAAAAG ATTTTTGGATCGTTTGGTTAGCACACTGGAGGAAAAGAAGCACCATGAGGTTAAGTTAAAGGGAGGATTAGAAGACCTTTACATTAAACGGATGGAGCTTCAGAATTCATTATCTTCGTCGTGGCCAAAGCAG
- the LOC140961731 gene encoding uncharacterized protein, translating to MNQVADALSRKVQPKMLASLTISKVREHLGTSGWTYQSRGDYFIVSSIQVEPQIVSKIKAAQRTDPHVHRLEELNETDQTYKFSVASDGCLRYNGRLVAPNLIDIKEAILREAHCSRHSVKAERMRPGGMLHSLEVPQWNWEHIAMDFVTHLPSSNRGCDAIWVIVDRLSKSAHFIP from the exons ATGAATCAAGTTGCAGATGCTCTGAGCAGAAAGGTTCAGCCTAAAATGTTGGCATCTTTGACTATTTCAAAAGTTCGTGAGCATTTGGGAACTTCGGGATGGACTTACCAGTCTAGGGGCGACTACTTTATAGTTTCatctattcaagttgaaccacAAATTGTTTCTAAAATTAAAGCAGCACAGAGAACTGATCCACATGTTCATAGATTGGAAGAATTGAATGAGACAGATCAAACATACAAGTTCAGTGTTGCTTCAGATGGATGTCTACGCTATAATGGTAGACTTGTGGCTCCGAATTTAATAGACATAAAAGAAGCTATACTTCGCGAAGCTCATTGTAGTCGACACAGT GTTAAAGCTGAGAGAATGAGACCTGGTGGTATGTTACATAGTCTTGAAGTGCCACAGTGGAATTGGGAAcacattgctatggattttgtgacacaccTACCTAGTTCTAAtcgtggttgtgatgcgatttgggtgattGTGGATAGATTATCCAAATCAGCTCATTTTATTCCTTAA